The DNA sequence GCTGTTGCTTCATTGGCAAATCCTGCCTTGGTGCCATCGTGGTCCATGCTGGTAAACAGGATTTCTCCCGCGCCACGATTTTCGGCTTCTTTTACCCAGTCAAAGAGTTTCATCTCCGTCGCTATGCGGCCGCCATTGAGGTGTACATACCACTCGTCGCCTACTTGCTTTGCGTCTACGGCTAACACCACAAACTGGCTACCAAAGTCGCGTGCCAATTCACTGATAAGCTCCGGCCGGCGCACAGCAGCTGAATTGATGGATACCTTATCAGCGCCGGCATCCAGCAGTACACCTACATCGTCGACAGATCCAATGCCGCCACCAATGGTAAAGGGTATCTTCAGGTGCCGAGCAATTTTGCGCGCTAACGCAGCCAGCGTTTTGCGCTTTTCGTGCGTAGCCGTGATGTCCAAAAACACCAGCTCATCGGCCCCTTCTTCGCTGTAACGGGCCCCTAGCTCCACCGGATCACCAGCGTCGCGCAATTGAACAAAGTTGACCCCTTTTACGGTTCGCCCATCCTTGATGTCGAGGCAGGGTATGATTCGTTTTGCTAGCATTGGAT is a window from the Lewinella sp. LCG006 genome containing:
- the hisF gene encoding imidazole glycerol phosphate synthase subunit HisF; translated protein: MLAKRIIPCLDIKDGRTVKGVNFVQLRDAGDPVELGARYSEEGADELVFLDITATHEKRKTLAALARKIARHLKIPFTIGGGIGSVDDVGVLLDAGADKVSINSAAVRRPELISELARDFGSQFVVLAVDAKQVGDEWYVHLNGGRIATEMKLFDWVKEAENRGAGEILFTSMDHDGTKAGFANEATARIAELVQIPVIASGGAGTMEHFAEVFTSGQADAGLAASIFHFGEIPIPQLKSYLHEKRIPVRI